In the Ensifer adhaerens genome, one interval contains:
- a CDS encoding DUF2721 domain-containing protein gives MESPSIVTDFASIIQTSLAPVFLLAGTAGFVNVYATRLGRVSDRVNEVGEKDGEGEARRIQLDYLRRRTLALEIAVALGTLAAICTGCAILNLLAGALSFGFREENLFWFFGGAIVSLIVSLVAFLYEMLIAGRNMLRQMRMDQLPAGRD, from the coding sequence ATGGAGTCGCCATCAATCGTCACCGATTTTGCCTCGATCATCCAGACGTCCTTGGCACCTGTTTTCCTGCTTGCCGGTACGGCCGGGTTTGTCAATGTCTATGCGACACGTCTCGGGCGGGTCTCCGACCGGGTTAACGAAGTGGGAGAGAAGGACGGGGAGGGCGAAGCGCGGCGGATACAGCTGGACTATCTGCGCCGGCGAACCCTTGCCCTTGAGATAGCGGTCGCCTTGGGGACCTTGGCCGCGATTTGTACCGGCTGCGCCATCCTTAACCTGCTCGCTGGTGCGCTGTCGTTCGGATTCCGTGAGGAAAATCTGTTCTGGTTCTTCGGCGGCGCGATCGTCTCGCTCATCGTCTCGCTTGTGGCATTCCTGTATGAGATGCTCATCGCCGGGCGCAACATGTTGCGCCAGATGCGGATGGATCAGCTGCCTGCCGGGCGCGATTGA
- a CDS encoding ABC transporter permease, giving the protein MTFDIGDGVDSAVNYVLDNFAPLLDLIAEAIGAVTNNIQALLLATPMSVGLAVFVLLSLWRVGFGFAVFTALSLFLVDHMGLWSAMMETLSLVLASTLVAMLIGLPLGVAMARSDRVAAIVRPVLDLMQTMPAFVYLIPAAMFFGLGAVPGTIATVIFSMPPVVRLTNLGIRQVHVEFIEAGNAFGCTALQLLCKVQLPNAMPSIMAGINQTIMLSLSMVVIASMIGAGGIGNTVLTGIQRLDVGTGFEGGLAVVILAVVLDRLTQSFGKERASLGFRLFRRQTQQPEVSAATA; this is encoded by the coding sequence ATGACTTTCGATATCGGCGACGGCGTTGACAGCGCCGTCAACTACGTGCTCGACAATTTCGCGCCGTTGCTCGACCTCATTGCTGAGGCCATCGGCGCCGTGACGAACAACATCCAGGCGCTGCTGCTCGCGACCCCCATGTCCGTCGGGCTCGCCGTCTTCGTGCTGCTATCGCTGTGGCGCGTCGGCTTTGGCTTCGCGGTCTTCACCGCCCTCTCGCTTTTCCTCGTCGACCACATGGGGCTTTGGTCCGCCATGATGGAGACACTGTCGCTGGTCCTCGCTTCGACCCTCGTTGCGATGCTGATCGGCTTGCCGCTCGGCGTTGCCATGGCCCGCAGCGACCGGGTTGCCGCCATCGTTCGGCCGGTGCTCGATCTGATGCAGACAATGCCGGCCTTCGTGTACCTGATCCCGGCTGCGATGTTCTTCGGCCTCGGCGCCGTACCGGGGACGATCGCAACCGTCATCTTTTCCATGCCGCCGGTCGTGCGCCTTACCAATCTCGGCATCCGGCAGGTGCATGTGGAGTTCATCGAGGCCGGCAATGCCTTCGGCTGCACTGCCCTGCAGTTGCTCTGCAAGGTACAGCTTCCAAACGCCATGCCTTCGATCATGGCCGGCATCAACCAGACGATCATGCTGTCCCTGTCCATGGTCGTGATCGCATCGATGATCGGCGCGGGCGGCATCGGCAACACGGTGTTGACCGGCATCCAGCGGCTCGATGTTGGCACCGGCTTCGAAGGCGGCCTCGCCGTCGTCATTCTCGCGGTCGTTCTCGACCGCCTTACCCAGAGCTTCGGAAAGGAGCGGGCCTCCCTCGGTTTCCGCCTCTTCCGGCGACAGACGCAACAGCCCGAGGTCTCGGCCGCCACGGCCTGA
- a CDS encoding glycine betaine ABC transporter substrate-binding protein — protein sequence MFKTLVSVSLAAGIAAGTFGSAFAEDKTPVKIGWAAWSDAEFVTKLAAKLIKDELGHEVELVQTDIAPLYQGVSRGDLDAMMMAWLPETHADYFAKVKDKVTTLGTVYDGAKLGWVVPKYIPEDAIASIDDLKKDDVKEKLKGRIEGIDPGAGLTRLSEQAVKDYELDGYKLQISSEAGMLTSIDRAMRNEQWFVATSWSPHWMFGKYELRYIDDPKTALGKAEHVDVLARKDFEKDNPEVADFLSRMKLPIGDLEAAMFNAQETSYEKAVDKYIADHPDQIKAWLAKEGG from the coding sequence ATGTTCAAGACCCTCGTTTCAGTGAGTCTCGCGGCCGGTATCGCCGCCGGCACGTTCGGTTCGGCCTTCGCCGAAGACAAGACCCCGGTCAAGATTGGCTGGGCCGCCTGGTCCGACGCCGAATTCGTGACCAAGCTCGCAGCAAAGCTCATCAAGGACGAACTCGGCCACGAGGTCGAGCTGGTTCAGACCGACATCGCACCACTTTACCAGGGTGTGAGCCGCGGCGACCTCGACGCGATGATGATGGCATGGCTGCCCGAAACCCACGCCGATTACTTTGCCAAAGTGAAGGACAAGGTGACGACGCTCGGCACCGTCTATGACGGCGCCAAACTCGGCTGGGTAGTGCCCAAATACATTCCCGAAGACGCGATCGCCTCGATCGACGACCTCAAGAAGGACGATGTGAAGGAGAAGCTCAAGGGCCGGATCGAAGGTATCGATCCCGGCGCGGGCCTGACGCGCCTGTCCGAGCAAGCCGTCAAGGACTACGAACTCGACGGTTACAAGCTGCAGATTTCCAGCGAGGCCGGGATGCTGACCTCCATCGACCGGGCAATGCGCAATGAACAATGGTTCGTCGCGACATCCTGGAGCCCGCACTGGATGTTCGGCAAGTATGAGCTTCGCTACATCGACGACCCGAAGACCGCGCTCGGAAAAGCCGAACACGTGGACGTGCTCGCCCGCAAGGATTTTGAGAAGGACAATCCGGAGGTCGCCGATTTTCTGTCGCGCATGAAGCTGCCGATCGGCGATCTCGAGGCGGCGATGTTCAATGCCCAGGAGACCTCCTACGAGAAGGCCGTCGATAAATACATCGCGGACCACCCGGACCAGATCAAGGCCTGGCTCGCCAAGGAAGGCGGCTGA
- a CDS encoding helix-turn-helix domain-containing protein codes for MLNDTLAPRVARDTSDDTIGGRISLARDAAGLTVEQISAVAGVTEDTWTSWENDRAEPRANRLDMLARILQVNIAWLLDGQGKGPAEAR; via the coding sequence ATGCTGAACGATACGCTTGCACCGCGTGTCGCACGCGATACCAGCGATGACACGATTGGTGGCCGCATCTCCCTCGCCCGCGATGCCGCGGGCCTCACCGTCGAGCAGATTTCCGCCGTCGCCGGTGTGACCGAAGATACGTGGACCAGTTGGGAAAACGATCGCGCCGAGCCCAGGGCCAACCGCCTCGATATGCTGGCGCGAATTCTGCAGGTGAATATTGCCTGGCTGCTTGACGGACAAGGCAAGGGGCCTGCCGAGGCACGATAG